A stretch of Apostichopus japonicus isolate 1M-3 chromosome 9, ASM3797524v1, whole genome shotgun sequence DNA encodes these proteins:
- the LOC139973266 gene encoding P2X purinoceptor 7-like, translated as MDESNLSQSGDADVSIAADPTVCECRTTCQRKSGNSACPCRMYDLFCSESCQCGTRTRHCANREPPDSSDSEDDEHNERFTEGMPEQLEDTIEEKIKTFVHELGREDLENVATDLLKRNPGAYEDYLLKENSSFQEESDHSPKSPGWCNCGRCKEMPQDVEKKCCRLQEGCLSTSEVFLTVCINAHVLEVAMRATEDILADAAVRTNKNYRHYAYKQFIYWQHGRLGAGRRRVIPSCCIWAIRMRFPAANNMYKGFEIGNGILED; from the exons atggacgaaagcaatttatctcaatctggagatgcagatgtatcaataGCTGCTGATCCAACggtttgtgaatgtcgcacGACCTGTCAACGAAAGTCTGGGAATAGTGCTTGCCCCTGTCgtatgtatgatctcttttgttcagaaTCATGTCAATGTGGCACAAGAACAAGACATTGCGCAAATCGTGAACCTCCG GATTCAAGTGACTCTGAAGATGATGAACACAACGAGAGATTCACTGAAGGCATGCCAGAACAATTGGAAGAcacaattgaagaaaaaataaag ACCTTTGTACATGAGCTTGGGAGGGAAGACTTGGAGAATGTAGCCACCGATCTACTGAAAAGGAACCCAGGTGCATATGAAGACTATCTGTTAAAGGAGAATTCTTCATTTCAAGAGGAAAGTGACCATTCACCTAAGAGCCCAGGATGGTGTAACTGTGGCCGGTGTAAAGAAATGCCTCAAgatgtggaaaaaaaatgctGCAGGTTGCAGGAAGGATGTCTGTCAACGAGTGAGGTTTTCCTAACTGTCTGCATTAATGCACATGTACTCGAGGTAGCAATGCGGGCAACAGAAGACATATTGGCAGATGCAGCCGTTCGAACTAACAAAAATTATAGGCACTATGCCTACAAACAATTTATATATTGGCAGCATGGCAGATTAGGTGCAGGAAGAAGAAGAGTGATACCATCTTGCTGCATTTGGGCAATCAGGATGAGATTTCCAGCTGCTAATAACATGTACAAAGGTTTTGAAATTGGTAATGGCATCTTGGAGGACTGA
- the LOC139973265 gene encoding neuropeptide CCHamide-1 receptor-like gives MVSDDTTVFTTLDPSSDHNPSQYMVILFGIYFILGFFGNGILVILFLKEKKLRDTNNAFVTNLAFSDLIFVVLFIPIEIYTELHEYRPFGLKFCYVSIIVNFASQDVSALSLAAMSYFRYRAVVCPFQSRSHTGNKLSKFVVTVCILCWVIGICVAIYPASQCYEVEMDNFVNFKHTVNVSHPGYATFIYFRTGVFFILPLLAIAFFYCRMAFHLFRGTSALERNSSISARRALRSRKKLGGIVLAIVALFFISWFPLYLNLNLYFAWKMEYTALVTLSRICMFLPSTFNPVILFATSTGYRKYFLGICSCFFEGRHYLKRHTTLTSTLSMRLSRSRKANSRTSLEMGRAADRQQELLGE, from the coding sequence ATGGTTTCTGACGATACCACCGTTTTCACGACACTCGACCCATCGTCCGACCATAACCCATCTCAATACATGGTCATCCTTTTTGGAATATACTTCATTCTTGGCTTTTTCGGAAACGGAATATTGGTGATTCTCTTTCTTAAGGAAAAGAAGTTACGAGATACCAACAACGCCTTCGTCACTAATCTTGCCTTTTCGGATTTAATCTTTGTCGTGCTCTTTATCCCGATAGAAATCTACACTGAGCTTCATGAATATCGACCATTTGGATTGAAATTTTGCTATGTATCCATCATTGTCAATTTCGCTTCCCAAGATGTCTCCGCTTTGTCACTCGCTGCGATGTCATACTTCAGGTACCGCGCTGTCGTCTGTCCATTCCAGTCAAGATCACACACGGGGAACAAACTTTCCAAATTTGTCGTGACCGTCTGCATTCTGTGCTGGGTCATAGGGATATGTGTTGCGATTTACCCAGCTTCACAATGCTATGAAGTTGAGATGGACAATTTTGTTAACTTTAAACACACTGTAAACGTATCACATCCAGGCTACGCTAcgtttatatattttagaaCGGGCGTGTTCTTCATCTTGCCTCTTCTCGCAATCGCGTTCTTTTATTGCAGGATGGCATTCCATTTGTTTAGGGGGACGTCAGCTTTGGAAAGGAATTCCTCTATTTCAGCAAGAAGGGCTTTGCGATCGCGGAAGAAACTTGGTGGTATCGTCCTTGCCATTGTGGCACTTTTTTTCATCTCGTGGTTTccattatatttaaatttaaacctTTATTTCGCATGGAAAATGGAATATACTGCATTGGTGACTCTGTCTCGCATTTGTATGTTCCTTCCCTCGACTTTCAATCCGGTGATATTGTTCGCAACGAGTACGGGTTATCGAAAATATTTCCTCGGTATATGTTCGTGTTTTTTTGAAGGCAGACACTATCTCAAGCGACACACCACTTTAACCTCTACCTTAAGCATGCGCCTTTCACGTTCGCGTAAAGCTAACTCCAGAACTTCGTTAGAAATGGGACGTGCGGCAGACAGGCAACAGGAACTGCTTGGAGAGTAG